Proteins co-encoded in one Haloarcula pelagica genomic window:
- a CDS encoding HalOD1 output domain-containing protein: MVSQPRHVRDKRPLTESHSDGHEPVPHHVVRTVAAVDGVPVDALPPLNDAVDTDALASLFDGESAVEHLAFSYRGYRIVVTDERVTVYER; this comes from the coding sequence ATGGTTTCCCAGCCACGGCATGTCCGGGACAAACGGCCGCTGACCGAGTCCCACAGCGACGGGCACGAGCCGGTGCCACACCACGTCGTCCGGACGGTGGCCGCGGTCGACGGCGTCCCAGTCGACGCGCTCCCGCCGCTGAACGACGCGGTCGACACCGACGCCCTGGCGTCGCTGTTCGACGGCGAATCCGCGGTCGAACACCTCGCGTTCAGTTACCGGGGGTACCGAATCGTCGTCACCGACGAGCGTGTCACCGTGTACGAGCGCTAG
- a CDS encoding HalOD1 output domain-containing protein, protein MPEHPPPLTETQVENRGVVETVVQAVAAVDGRPVTKLPPLGAAVDTDGLAAFVTSSTTDGRITFEYAGYRVCVDFDGTVTIHE, encoded by the coding sequence GTGCCAGAACACCCTCCGCCGTTGACCGAGACACAGGTCGAGAACCGGGGCGTCGTCGAGACGGTCGTTCAGGCGGTCGCAGCCGTGGACGGCCGACCGGTGACGAAACTACCCCCACTCGGAGCGGCCGTCGATACGGACGGTCTCGCCGCGTTCGTCACGTCCTCGACGACCGACGGCCGGATCACGTTCGAGTACGCCGGCTATCGTGTGTGCGTCGACTTCGACGGCACCGTCACGATACACGAGTAG
- a CDS encoding bacterio-opsin activator domain-containing protein: MDSHGGDERGATRLEFDLSASTYPFVLASGHASCTISLQQCLPSGDGLYTEFFTVEGADPERFVGFVEDGRGEARVLNRTDDGGLVEVAVGEHCPVVTLADAGAVPRTARGADGNGAIVADVPTATDTAVVIESFLDAHPAAELAAKQQRESIAPLFGFRDYAALTDTLTDRQRDVLATAHEAGYYEWPRETTAEELASRLDISAPTLHKHLRMAERKLAAALLACPHEESALDD, from the coding sequence ATGGATTCCCACGGTGGTGACGAACGTGGTGCGACGCGCCTGGAGTTCGATCTCTCGGCCAGTACGTACCCGTTCGTCCTCGCGTCGGGACATGCGTCGTGTACGATCTCGCTGCAGCAGTGTCTCCCGAGCGGTGACGGGCTGTACACCGAGTTTTTCACCGTAGAGGGGGCCGACCCGGAGCGGTTCGTGGGGTTCGTGGAGGACGGGCGAGGAGAGGCCCGGGTCCTGAACCGAACCGACGACGGTGGACTCGTCGAGGTCGCCGTCGGGGAGCACTGCCCGGTCGTGACGCTCGCCGACGCCGGCGCGGTCCCGCGGACGGCCAGAGGGGCGGACGGAAACGGCGCGATCGTCGCCGACGTGCCGACGGCGACCGACACCGCCGTCGTGATCGAGTCGTTCCTCGACGCTCATCCGGCGGCCGAGCTGGCGGCGAAACAACAGCGCGAGTCGATCGCCCCGCTGTTCGGGTTCCGGGACTACGCGGCTCTCACGGACACGCTGACCGACCGCCAGCGCGACGTGCTGGCGACGGCACACGAGGCCGGATACTACGAGTGGCCCCGTGAGACTACCGCCGAGGAGTTAGCGAGCAGACTGGACATCTCCGCGCCGACGCTGCACAAGCACCTCCGGATGGCCGAACGGAAGCTCGCCGCCGCGCTGCTTGCCTGTCCACACGAGGAGTCGGCGCTCGACGACTGA
- the mutS gene encoding DNA mismatch repair protein MutS — translation MDAALGPPEKMAELDDELTPMMAQYFELCRQYDDALVLFQVGDFYEAFCEAAERVARLCEITLTQRTDSTGEYPMAGIPIDNAESYVETLLDAGYRVAIADQVEDPDAVTGVVERAVTRIVTPGTLTEAELLGGADNNYVAALARGDEYGLALLDVSTGDCYATSVGSETAVTDELSRFGPAEAIVGPGVDIDEEAVFGPSCLVSAYDPSVFEREAAADLVGRYFGPPERLLAGDSEIQACGALLAYAEYTRGNSGAVGPDGEPTGEDDPTETLGYLNHLTRYDPRQYMLLDAVAVESLELFERRSVRGHENRTLVDTVDETACALGRRELTDWLRRPLLDEDRIAGRHEAVGALKRDPATRERLHELLSEVYDLERLISRVSRGRANARDLRSLAATLGVVPDIREQVADADARLLADLHATLDPLSDVREEIEAAIRPDPPQEITEGGVIREGYDDELDELRSTERSGKQWIDDLESTERERTGIDSLKVGHNSVHGYYIEVTNANLDAVPEDYQRRQTLKNSERFYTPELKAREEEIMRAETAADDLEYDLFRAVRETVADEAERVQALADRLARLDVLVSFGTVAARHDYVRPAVGADGIDITAGRHPVVERAEDAFVPNDTHLGAVGDHAGDEDSPHFAVITGPNMSGKSTYMRQVACLCLLAQAGSFVPAESASVPILDRVFTRVGASDDIAGGRSTFMIEMSELATILQSATTDSLVLLDEVGRGTSTADGLAIARAVTEYLHDEVGAYTLFATHHHDLTDAAADLPGVVNRHFETSPGDEVVFDHELAAGPAGASYGVEVAEMAGVPDAVVERSRALLDRDRPGRSDEHSTGDPEQDGHGAVDDPDTADGTLPASVRETLRETDVATMTPLEAMNTLATLADRIE, via the coding sequence ATGGACGCTGCGCTTGGCCCACCCGAGAAGATGGCCGAGCTGGACGACGAGCTGACGCCGATGATGGCCCAGTACTTCGAGCTGTGTCGGCAGTACGACGACGCGCTCGTGCTCTTCCAGGTCGGGGACTTCTACGAGGCCTTCTGTGAGGCGGCCGAGCGGGTCGCACGGCTCTGTGAGATCACGCTGACACAGCGGACCGACTCCACCGGCGAGTACCCGATGGCCGGCATCCCCATCGACAACGCCGAATCGTACGTCGAGACGCTGCTGGACGCGGGCTACCGGGTCGCCATCGCCGATCAGGTCGAAGACCCGGACGCGGTCACCGGCGTCGTCGAGCGGGCGGTGACCCGGATCGTCACGCCCGGCACCCTGACCGAAGCCGAACTGCTGGGGGGTGCGGACAACAACTACGTCGCGGCGCTGGCCCGCGGCGACGAGTACGGGCTGGCGCTGCTGGATGTCTCGACCGGCGACTGCTACGCGACCAGCGTCGGCTCGGAGACGGCCGTCACGGACGAGCTGAGCCGCTTCGGCCCCGCCGAGGCTATCGTCGGTCCCGGTGTCGACATCGACGAGGAGGCTGTCTTTGGCCCCTCGTGTCTCGTCTCGGCGTACGACCCGTCGGTCTTCGAGCGTGAGGCGGCCGCCGACCTCGTCGGGCGGTACTTCGGCCCGCCCGAACGGCTGCTGGCCGGCGACAGCGAGATCCAGGCCTGTGGCGCCCTGCTGGCCTACGCGGAGTACACGCGGGGCAACAGCGGCGCGGTCGGCCCGGACGGGGAGCCGACCGGCGAGGACGACCCCACGGAGACACTGGGGTATCTCAACCACCTCACGCGGTACGACCCGCGCCAGTACATGCTGCTGGACGCCGTCGCCGTCGAGAGCCTGGAGCTGTTCGAGCGCCGGTCGGTGCGGGGCCACGAGAACCGGACACTGGTCGACACCGTCGACGAGACGGCGTGTGCGCTCGGCCGGCGGGAGCTGACCGACTGGCTCCGGCGGCCGCTGCTGGACGAGGACCGTATCGCCGGCCGTCACGAGGCCGTCGGGGCGCTGAAACGGGACCCCGCCACTCGGGAGCGACTGCACGAACTGCTGAGCGAGGTGTACGACCTCGAACGGCTGATCTCGCGGGTCTCGCGGGGCCGGGCGAACGCCCGGGACCTGCGGTCGCTGGCCGCGACACTCGGGGTCGTCCCCGACATCCGCGAGCAGGTGGCCGACGCCGACGCGCGGCTGCTCGCGGACCTGCACGCCACACTCGACCCGCTGAGCGACGTGCGCGAGGAGATCGAGGCCGCGATCCGGCCCGATCCGCCCCAGGAGATCACCGAGGGCGGGGTCATCAGGGAGGGGTACGACGACGAACTGGACGAGTTGCGCTCGACCGAGCGATCGGGCAAACAGTGGATCGACGACCTCGAATCGACGGAACGCGAGCGGACCGGCATCGACTCGCTGAAGGTCGGCCACAACAGCGTCCACGGCTACTACATCGAGGTGACAAACGCCAACCTCGACGCGGTGCCCGAGGACTACCAGCGCCGCCAGACGCTGAAAAACAGCGAGCGGTTCTACACGCCGGAACTGAAGGCCCGCGAGGAGGAGATCATGCGGGCCGAGACGGCCGCCGACGACCTGGAGTACGACCTCTTCCGGGCGGTCCGGGAGACGGTCGCCGACGAGGCCGAGCGGGTCCAGGCGCTCGCCGACCGGCTCGCGCGGTTGGACGTGCTGGTCTCGTTCGGGACCGTCGCCGCCCGGCACGACTACGTCCGGCCGGCCGTGGGTGCCGACGGCATCGACATCACGGCGGGTCGCCATCCAGTCGTCGAGCGGGCCGAGGACGCCTTCGTCCCCAACGACACGCACCTGGGCGCCGTCGGCGACCACGCCGGCGACGAGGACTCGCCCCACTTCGCGGTCATCACTGGCCCCAACATGAGCGGGAAGTCGACCTACATGCGCCAGGTCGCCTGTCTCTGCCTGCTGGCCCAGGCCGGGAGTTTCGTCCCTGCCGAGTCCGCGTCCGTCCCGATCCTGGACCGGGTGTTCACGCGGGTCGGCGCCAGCGACGACATCGCCGGCGGGCGCTCGACGTTCATGATCGAGATGAGCGAACTCGCGACGATCCTCCAGTCGGCGACGACGGACTCGCTGGTCCTGCTGGACGAGGTCGGGCGCGGGACCTCGACGGCCGACGGGCTGGCGATCGCACGGGCTGTCACGGAGTACCTCCACGACGAGGTCGGCGCCTACACGCTGTTTGCGACCCACCACCACGATCTGACCGACGCGGCGGCCGACCTGCCCGGCGTCGTCAACCGCCACTTCGAGACCAGTCCCGGCGACGAGGTCGTCTTCGACCACGAACTCGCGGCCGGGCCGGCCGGGGCCTCCTACGGCGTCGAGGTGGCCGAGATGGCCGGCGTACCCGATGCCGTCGTCGAACGCTCACGGGCGCTGTTAGACCGGGACCGGCCGGGGAGATCAGACGAGCACTCGACCGGCGATCCCGAGCAGGACGGCCACGGAGCGGTGGACGACCCCGACACGGCGGACGGGACCCTCCCGGCGTCGGTCCGGGAGACGCTTCGGGAGACCGACGTGGCGACGATGACGCCCCTGGAGGCGATGAACACGCTGGCGACGCTGGCGGACCGGATCGAGTAG
- a CDS encoding DUF5305 domain-containing protein yields the protein MTRRSRRLRTLVADNYAVLVAVLLLVGAVGGYVTYATHVEPGTTTETREASSWRSTLDFSHRARVVNGSEAFAEGTVLRNRSVYFQRVSPRLNGSATYAYAASDGGALNATTTIALVFRSVDTGEGENGSVYWSVERPVAETTVDSLSPNERTSVPFSVNATAAVTEARRIEERLGGSPGTLEVALVARTNVSGTRNGQPVDATRTNRLRITADGSVFRVEDSEPAVASDSQSERITVPAEYGPIRRLGGPLALGVGLCGLVGLVAARRTGRLTVSEAERQWLAYRETRAEFDEWITTGRVPRRADEPPTVTVDSLEGLVDVAIDTDNRVIEDLDRRVCLVLGREQWFRYDAPEEPLDEDAAGVDPLDTDADGEGDPTDGERPDGHRSDEPHPDGDA from the coding sequence ATGACCCGTCGGAGCCGTCGCCTGCGGACGCTCGTCGCTGACAACTACGCCGTACTCGTCGCCGTCCTCCTGCTCGTCGGGGCCGTCGGTGGCTACGTCACCTACGCGACCCACGTCGAACCGGGGACGACGACGGAGACCCGTGAGGCCTCCTCCTGGCGATCCACGCTCGATTTCTCGCATCGGGCGCGTGTCGTCAACGGGAGCGAGGCCTTCGCCGAGGGAACGGTGCTCCGGAACCGGAGCGTCTACTTCCAGCGGGTCAGCCCGCGGTTGAACGGGTCGGCGACCTACGCCTACGCGGCGAGCGACGGGGGCGCTCTGAACGCGACCACGACGATCGCACTGGTCTTTCGCTCGGTCGATACGGGCGAGGGCGAGAACGGCTCCGTCTACTGGTCGGTCGAACGACCGGTCGCGGAGACGACCGTCGACTCGCTCTCGCCGAACGAACGGACGAGCGTGCCGTTCTCGGTGAACGCCACGGCGGCCGTCACGGAGGCCCGGCGGATCGAGGAGCGACTCGGCGGGTCCCCCGGGACGCTCGAAGTCGCCCTGGTCGCCCGGACGAACGTCTCGGGGACCCGGAACGGCCAGCCGGTCGACGCCACCAGGACGAACCGGCTGCGCATCACGGCCGACGGGAGCGTCTTCCGCGTCGAGGACTCGGAACCGGCCGTCGCGTCCGACAGCCAGAGCGAGCGTATCACCGTGCCGGCCGAATACGGCCCGATCCGTCGTCTCGGCGGCCCCCTGGCTCTCGGTGTCGGGCTGTGTGGGCTGGTCGGCCTCGTCGCCGCGCGGCGCACCGGCCGGCTGACGGTCTCCGAGGCCGAGCGCCAGTGGCTCGCGTACCGGGAGACGCGCGCGGAGTTCGACGAGTGGATCACCACCGGTCGGGTGCCCAGGCGGGCCGACGAGCCGCCGACGGTGACCGTCGACTCCCTCGAAGGCCTCGTCGACGTGGCCATCGACACTGACAACAGGGTCATCGAGGACCTCGACAGGAGGGTCTGTCTCGTGCTCGGGCGCGAGCAGTGGTTCCGCTACGACGCCCCCGAGGAGCCGCTGGACGAGGACGCGGCGGGGGTCGATCCACTGGATACGGACGCCGACGGCGAGGGGGACCCGACGGACGGGGAGCGACCCGACGGCCACCGATCCGACGAGCCACACCCCGACGGCGACGCCTGA
- a CDS encoding S26 family signal peptidase, which translates to MRVWSWVETLLEVVVVLFLVSMVVGQLLGQPVLLGYVTTGSMQPTLDPGDGFVAIPAALAGPVDEGDVVTFRAEEIQGGGLTTHRVVDRTDRGYVTRGDNNPFTDQDGGEPPVTDAQIVAVVWQPGGTVVSVPGVGVLVTGTQETLGAVQQRLAQLAGTRSLLGTQGVAYLLVALSVAAYVVDLLVGGDRNREGRDTSRQTGVSARLILLVLAGAVVLSATAAMVGPAGPQEFGVISSESDSPGLRVIEQGTTESTRYVLGNGGFVPMVTYVEPVTEGVTFEPRETVVPARSTVNATLSITAPEDTGYYRYFVVEHRYLHLLPQSTIRSLYRIHPWAPIVTIDALLAGSFYVLGAALVDTGRVRSRSRDAPSSLDRLRSRFR; encoded by the coding sequence ATGAGGGTGTGGAGTTGGGTCGAGACACTGCTAGAGGTGGTTGTCGTCCTGTTCCTCGTGTCGATGGTCGTCGGACAGCTCCTCGGACAGCCGGTCCTGCTGGGCTACGTCACGACGGGGAGTATGCAGCCGACGCTGGACCCGGGCGACGGGTTCGTCGCGATTCCGGCGGCGCTGGCGGGTCCGGTCGACGAGGGCGATGTCGTCACGTTCCGGGCCGAGGAGATCCAGGGCGGCGGGCTGACGACCCACCGGGTCGTCGACCGGACCGACCGGGGCTACGTCACCCGCGGGGACAACAACCCGTTTACCGACCAGGACGGCGGCGAACCCCCGGTGACGGACGCACAGATCGTCGCCGTCGTCTGGCAACCGGGGGGGACGGTCGTCTCCGTCCCTGGCGTCGGCGTTCTCGTGACGGGGACACAGGAGACACTGGGAGCGGTCCAGCAACGGCTGGCACAACTCGCCGGGACACGGTCGCTGCTCGGGACACAGGGGGTCGCGTACCTGCTCGTCGCGCTCTCGGTCGCGGCCTACGTCGTCGATCTCCTGGTCGGCGGGGACCGGAACCGCGAGGGGCGGGACACGTCCCGGCAGACCGGCGTGAGCGCCCGGCTGATCCTGCTCGTCCTGGCGGGAGCGGTCGTGCTGTCGGCGACAGCCGCGATGGTCGGCCCGGCCGGCCCACAGGAGTTCGGCGTCATCAGCTCCGAGAGCGACTCCCCGGGGCTCCGTGTCATCGAGCAGGGGACGACCGAATCGACCCGGTACGTGCTGGGCAACGGCGGGTTCGTCCCGATGGTCACGTACGTTGAACCCGTGACCGAGGGCGTCACGTTCGAACCCCGAGAGACGGTGGTGCCGGCGCGGTCGACGGTCAACGCCACGCTCAGTATCACGGCTCCGGAAGACACCGGCTACTACCGCTACTTCGTCGTCGAGCACCGCTATCTCCACCTCCTGCCGCAGTCGACGATCCGGAGCCTCTACCGGATCCACCCGTGGGCGCCGATCGTCACTATCGACGCGCTGCTTGCGGGGTCGTTCTACGTGCTCGGGGCCGCGCTCGTCGACACCGGTCGGGTGCGCTCGCGGTCGCGGGACGCCCCATCCTCGCTCGATCGACTCCGTTCCCGGTTCAGGTAG
- a CDS encoding DUF1102 domain-containing protein, producing MQRRKFLIGMGSLAAGSAAAMGTGAFETAEAERTAEVNVAADSSGFVEIQALNDTYASGTSDGQLELDFNSDSDLGIFPGDAEGLNPDSTYNFGELFRISNISGTGDMRVVIEASGFNLESLELTASGEEAVAISAGTSLRVDDYSDVDNIPKLVQPDGVDVEATIETKGSTDNDAGGTLTIHAATGGNRDMLSDVL from the coding sequence ATGCAACGACGCAAATTCCTGATCGGAATGGGATCGCTCGCGGCCGGTTCGGCGGCCGCAATGGGTACCGGCGCCTTCGAGACAGCGGAAGCAGAAAGAACTGCCGAAGTGAACGTCGCCGCGGACTCGAGTGGGTTCGTCGAGATCCAGGCACTCAACGACACGTACGCCTCCGGCACCAGCGACGGACAACTCGAACTCGATTTCAACTCGGACAGCGACCTCGGTATCTTCCCCGGTGATGCGGAAGGGCTCAACCCCGACTCGACGTACAATTTCGGGGAGCTGTTCCGCATCAGTAACATTTCTGGCACGGGAGATATGCGAGTGGTCATCGAAGCGAGCGGTTTCAATCTCGAATCGCTCGAACTGACCGCGTCCGGTGAAGAGGCGGTCGCAATTTCTGCGGGCACTTCGCTACGTGTCGATGACTACAGCGATGTCGACAATATCCCGAAGCTCGTGCAGCCCGACGGTGTCGATGTCGAAGCGACAATCGAAACGAAGGGCTCGACCGACAACGACGCTGGTGGAACGCTGACGATCCATGCTGCCACCGGTGGAAACCGAGATATGCTGTCCGATGTCCTCTAA
- a CDS encoding DUF7344 domain-containing protein — translation MSKSQSRSTGGIDIDQLRVPEDDGRNESLTRDEIFEMLSNRRRRFVIQYLKNEEEAGTLSDLAEHVAAWENDSTVPELSASERKTVYSSLQQFHLPKMDDAGIVEFDRRAGVVELTDAASELDIYLEIVDQYDIPWSFYYMGISAIGAILVGLASLGVQPFAAIPPAGWTVFLLGTFGVSSVSHFLLSRGMRLESAETPAEVDDV, via the coding sequence ATGAGCAAATCGCAATCACGAAGCACCGGTGGCATCGACATCGATCAGTTGCGGGTACCGGAGGACGACGGTCGAAACGAATCACTGACACGCGACGAGATATTCGAGATGTTGAGCAACCGGCGACGCCGGTTCGTCATCCAGTACCTGAAAAACGAGGAGGAGGCCGGGACGCTCTCCGATCTGGCGGAACACGTCGCGGCGTGGGAGAACGACAGCACCGTCCCGGAGCTCTCGGCGAGCGAGCGCAAGACGGTGTACTCGTCGCTCCAGCAGTTCCACCTCCCGAAGATGGACGACGCCGGCATCGTCGAGTTCGACCGGCGGGCGGGCGTCGTCGAACTCACCGACGCCGCGTCGGAGCTGGACATCTATCTGGAGATCGTCGACCAGTACGACATCCCGTGGAGTTTCTACTACATGGGTATCAGCGCCATCGGGGCCATCCTGGTCGGACTGGCCTCGCTGGGCGTCCAGCCGTTCGCCGCGATCCCGCCAGCCGGATGGACGGTCTTCCTCCTCGGGACATTCGGCGTCTCGTCGGTATCGCACTTCCTCCTCTCGCGGGGGATGCGACTGGAGTCCGCCGAGACCCCGGCGGAGGTCGACGATGTATAA
- a CDS encoding thioredoxin family protein: MTPTHDRPTTVHTRDELDDSLASAERVLVMVRTEGCTICQSMEPILDNVARATDARVVVFNPKADLDAVAAFDVRSVPTFLLFVDGELVDRRADGFVPTADLVAFVERE, encoded by the coding sequence GTGACTCCGACACACGACCGTCCCACAACAGTCCACACACGCGACGAACTCGACGATAGCCTGGCGAGCGCCGAGCGGGTCCTCGTGATGGTCCGCACCGAGGGGTGTACGATCTGCCAGTCGATGGAGCCGATCCTGGACAACGTCGCCCGTGCGACCGACGCGCGTGTCGTCGTCTTCAACCCGAAGGCAGACCTCGACGCCGTGGCCGCATTCGACGTACGCTCGGTGCCGACGTTCCTGCTGTTCGTCGACGGCGAACTCGTCGACCGGCGCGCGGACGGCTTCGTCCCGACGGCGGATCTCGTTGCCTTCGTCGAGCGCGAGTAA
- a CDS encoding universal stress protein yields the protein MYDDILLPTDGSDGIAEAARHAGELAARFDATVHVLSVVDTRNRFESPTGGLSDAAWTEAERERAEAAVEKTVDALPDGVAVETSIVEGVPKTTILDIVADEGLDMVVMGTHGRTGLDHYLIGSVAEKVVRRSPVPVVTVRLTEA from the coding sequence ATGTACGACGACATCCTGCTTCCCACCGACGGGAGCGACGGCATCGCCGAGGCGGCCAGACACGCGGGCGAACTCGCGGCGCGGTTCGACGCGACCGTCCACGTCCTCTCGGTCGTCGACACGCGCAACCGCTTCGAGAGCCCCACCGGCGGGCTCTCCGATGCCGCCTGGACGGAGGCCGAACGCGAGCGGGCGGAGGCGGCCGTCGAGAAGACCGTCGACGCACTGCCCGACGGGGTCGCTGTCGAGACCAGTATCGTCGAAGGGGTCCCCAAGACGACGATCCTCGATATCGTCGCGGACGAGGGGCTGGACATGGTCGTGATGGGGACCCACGGGCGGACCGGGCTGGATCACTACCTCATCGGGAGCGTCGCAGAGAAGGTCGTCCGGCGGTCCCCAGTGCCGGTAGTGACGGTCAGGCTCACCGAAGCGTGA
- a CDS encoding sulfite exporter TauE/SafE family protein has translation MTASPSSGSVQKTFLKYQHVFVFLAPLLFVVGVYSAAPVPENAGTDYWLEYWWLFLAFIVGATIVNTVGISGSALFVPFLIFLFPVIAGETLTPETLVKVGLISESFGLSSSALAFIQYGLVDRRLALSLVLGGVPFVVAGALLSFVIPAWLFHALLGLALIAASFLLFKADLGHEEPSASGDEADTAADGGQPGLPNDDDKLGPAGVEKAADGTITRVDRDGNDYTYSHGGYLERFANYSVGGVFQGLAGFGIGELGIISMLRTNVPVRVAIGTNHIVVALTAVLASLVHVFGGGLVGGHTMDLASTPWNMVVWTVPATVTGGQIAPYVSATLDTSLIKKGVGALFAVIAVALFLMAFGGF, from the coding sequence ATGACCGCGTCGCCATCGTCCGGGAGCGTACAGAAGACCTTCCTCAAGTATCAACACGTCTTCGTGTTTCTCGCACCGTTGCTGTTCGTCGTCGGGGTCTACTCGGCGGCACCGGTTCCGGAGAACGCGGGGACCGACTACTGGCTGGAGTACTGGTGGCTGTTCCTGGCGTTCATCGTCGGAGCGACCATCGTCAACACCGTCGGGATCAGCGGATCGGCGCTGTTCGTCCCCTTCCTCATCTTCCTGTTTCCGGTCATCGCCGGCGAGACGCTGACACCGGAGACGCTCGTGAAAGTCGGGCTCATCAGCGAGTCGTTCGGCCTCTCCAGTTCCGCGCTGGCGTTCATCCAGTACGGGCTGGTCGACCGCCGGCTGGCGCTGTCGCTGGTGCTCGGCGGGGTTCCCTTCGTCGTCGCCGGCGCCTTGCTCTCTTTCGTCATCCCGGCGTGGCTGTTCCACGCGCTGCTGGGACTTGCGCTGATCGCGGCGTCGTTCCTCCTGTTCAAGGCCGACCTCGGCCACGAGGAGCCCAGCGCCAGCGGGGACGAAGCGGACACTGCGGCCGACGGCGGCCAGCCCGGCCTGCCCAACGACGACGACAAGCTCGGCCCGGCCGGCGTCGAGAAGGCTGCCGACGGGACGATCACGCGTGTCGACCGCGACGGCAACGACTACACCTACTCCCACGGCGGCTACCTCGAACGGTTCGCCAACTACAGCGTCGGCGGCGTGTTCCAGGGGCTTGCCGGCTTCGGGATCGGCGAACTCGGCATCATCTCGATGCTGCGCACGAACGTCCCGGTCCGGGTCGCCATCGGGACCAACCACATCGTCGTCGCGCTGACGGCCGTGCTGGCCTCGCTCGTCCACGTCTTCGGCGGCGGGCTCGTCGGCGGACACACGATGGACCTCGCCTCGACCCCGTGGAACATGGTCGTCTGGACGGTCCCGGCGACGGTCACCGGCGGACAGATCGCCCCCTACGTCTCGGCCACGCTCGACACGAGCCTCATCAAGAAAGGCGTCGGTGCGTTGTTCGCGGTCATCGCCGTCGCCCTGTTCCTGATGGCGTTCGGTGGGTTCTAA
- a CDS encoding DsbA family oxidoreductase — MSESQSSQRITIYSDYVCPFCYLGRESLRQYQTRRETALEVDWRPFDLRSGKRNADGSIDHSVDDGKDDDYYEQAKENVRRLQEQYGVEMDVEIATDIDSLPAQVVSYFLKGHTDYETWLAFDEAVFDALWQDGRDIGETAVLVDLATEVGVDAETVRSALDDESLREEVRQQFTAAQQAGVTGVPTFVYDGHAARGAVPSDHLERLVEGV, encoded by the coding sequence ATGAGCGAGTCCCAGTCCAGTCAGCGTATCACGATATACTCCGACTACGTCTGCCCGTTCTGTTACCTCGGGCGCGAATCGCTCCGGCAGTACCAGACGCGGCGTGAGACGGCCCTAGAGGTCGACTGGCGCCCGTTCGACCTCCGGAGCGGAAAGCGGAACGCCGACGGGAGTATCGACCACTCCGTCGACGACGGAAAAGACGACGACTACTACGAACAGGCAAAGGAGAACGTGCGCCGCCTCCAGGAGCAGTACGGCGTCGAGATGGACGTAGAGATCGCGACCGACATCGACTCGCTGCCGGCACAGGTCGTCTCGTACTTCCTCAAGGGCCACACCGACTACGAGACCTGGCTCGCGTTCGACGAGGCGGTCTTCGACGCGCTCTGGCAGGACGGCCGCGACATCGGCGAGACAGCCGTGCTGGTCGATCTCGCCACCGAGGTCGGTGTCGACGCCGAGACCGTCCGATCGGCGCTCGACGACGAGTCGCTGCGCGAGGAGGTCCGCCAGCAGTTCACCGCCGCACAGCAGGCGGGCGTGACCGGTGTCCCGACGTTCGTCTACGACGGCCACGCCGCCCGCGGAGCGGTCCCGTCGGACCACCTCGAACGGCTCGTCGAGGGCGTCTGA
- a CDS encoding PRC-barrel domain containing protein produces MARTRLTEEDEGKTVVDADGETIGMISGFRGGKAYVDPDPGITDQIMSRLGWENVDEDDYALDSDMVAQISDDEVHLMESA; encoded by the coding sequence ATGGCACGCACCAGACTGACAGAGGAAGACGAAGGAAAGACCGTCGTCGACGCCGACGGCGAGACGATCGGCATGATCTCGGGCTTCCGCGGCGGGAAAGCGTACGTCGACCCGGACCCGGGGATCACCGACCAGATCATGTCCCGACTCGGCTGGGAGAACGTCGACGAGGACGACTACGCGCTCGACAGCGACATGGTGGCCCAGATATCGGACGACGAAGTCCACCTGATGGAGTCGGCGTAG